One segment of Monomorium pharaonis isolate MP-MQ-018 chromosome 6, ASM1337386v2, whole genome shotgun sequence DNA contains the following:
- the LOC105833198 gene encoding spermatogenesis-associated protein 20, with protein sequence MISGRCNSSTIIRCICKLSKEQYSTGINNYRKNFYLAESVLLPIVECKMKKLSYHTAPPFLSSVKVPSTSRQDSEKEKPEVKTNRLGSERSPYLLQHATNPVDWYPWCDEALEKAKKENKIIFVSIGYSTCHWCHVMEKESFKNEEIAKIMNEHYVNIKVDREERPDIDMMCMMFIQRLRGHGGWPLSIFLTPDLMPITGGTYFSSAMFTLYLTRIVKEWADGKDKIVKSATTISERLKELATSREDIKDDGVPTIDSAFLCAHVLMNIYDSEYGGFGSSSALNPNSPKFPEPSNLNFLLSMHVLSTSSMLVEMTLNACLNTLKKMSYGGIHDHIGKGFHRYTVDARWKVPHFEKMLYDQAQLIQCYADAYLITKDSFYSDIVDDIATYVLRILQHMEGGFFSAEDADSLPTSDATAKREGAFYVWTYDRLKTLLKKEKVPGKDNVTYFDLICRHFSVRKEGNVESPQDPHGELTGKNVFSMQAGIEDTASHFKLSVEETQKHLKEACTILFEDRTHRPWPQLDDKMVTAWNGLMISGLARAGIAVKNKTYVEAATEAATFVEKYLFDKKKRILLRSCYRRRDDKIVQRSTPIFGFHEDYAFFVKGLLDLYEATFNPHWVEFAEELQNIQDRLFWDSQDGGYFAMAEESPILTRTKDSDDGALPSSNSVACSNLLRLAIYLDRDDLRNKAEKLLCAFGNKLVSCPAACPQMMLALIEYHHPTQIYVTGKTDAKETLEMLEIIRSRLIPGRVLILADAEQRDNVLFDRNMIVKRMKPQKDRATVFICRDYSCSLPISSPNALISELNKKVFTDL encoded by the exons ATGATTTCGGGAAGATGTAATTCGTCAACAATAATTCGCTGCATATGTAAGCTGTCCAAGGAACAGTACAGTACAGGAATAAACAATTAtcggaaaaatttttatctcgctGAAAGTGTTCTACTCCCCATTGTTGAGTGCAAAATGAAGAA ATTAAGTTACCACACTGCGCCGCCTTTTCTGTCGTCCGTCAAGGTGCCGTCAACATCTCGACAGGACAGCGAGAAAGAGAAGCCTGAAGTGAAGACAAATCGTTTGGGTTCGGAGAGGTCGCCGTATTTATTGCAACATGCGACAAATCCTGTGGACTGGTATCCGTGGTGTGACGAAGCTCTGGAAAAGGCAAAGAaggaaaataagataatttttgtgtCGATCGGGTATTCTACGTGTCACTGGTGCCACGTGATGGAAAAGGAGTCGTTTAAGAATGAAGAAATCGCAAAAATCATGAATGAGCACTATGTTAATATCAAGGTGGATAGAGAAGAAAGGCCCGATATCGACATGATGTGCATGATGTTTATTCAG AGATTGAGAGGTCATGGTGGTTGGCCACTAAGTATTTTCCTGACACCGGATTTAATGCCGATAACAGGTGGAACCTATTTCAGTTCTGCAATGTTTACGTTGTATTTGACACGAATTGTGAAGGAG TGGGCAGATGGAAAAGACAAAATAGTCAAATCTGCCACTACTATATCAGAACGTTTAAAGGAATTAGCAACGAGCAGAGAGGATATAAAA GACGACGGAGTTCCCACGATTGATAGCGCTTTCTTGTGCGCTCACGTTCTAATGAACATATACGATTCGGAATACGGTGGATTTGGCAGTTCGTCCGCTCTTAACCCGAACTCACCGAAATTTCCTGAACCGAGCAATTTGAATTTTCTTCTCAGTATGCACGTTTTAAGCACCTCTTCCATGTTGGTTGAGATGACTTTAAATGCATGTCTGAATACCTTGAAGAAAATGTCTTACGGTGGAATTCACGATCACATAGGAAAA GGATTTCACCGGTACACTGTGGATGCTCGATGGAAAGTGCCTCATTTTGAGAAAATGCTTTATGATCAAGCTCAATTAATACAATGCTACGCCGACGCTTACCTCATCACGAAAGATTCTTTTTATTCCGATATCGTAGACGACATCGCGACGTACGTCCTACGTATTCTGCAACACATG GAAGGTGGTTTCTTCAGTGCAGAGGATGCGGATTCGCTACCTACGTCCGACGCCACAGCGAAACGGGAAGGCGCATTTTATGTTTGGACCTATGATAGACTTAAAACTCTattgaaaaaagagaaagtacCTGGTAAGGacaatgttacatattttgaCCTTATCTGCCGACACTTCTCAGTGCGAAAGGAGGGAAATGTAGAAAGCCCACAA GATCCTCACGGCGAGCTTACaggcaaaaatgtattttcgaTGCAGGCAGGAATTGAAGATACTGCTAGTCATTTTAAGCTTAGCGTAGAAGAGACACAAAAACATCTCAAGGAAGCTTGTACTATATTGTTTGAAGACAGAACACATAGACCGTGGCCTCAACTGGACGACAAGATGGTCACAGCATGGAACG GTCTTATGATAAGTGGTCTTGCGCGTGCTGGAATAGctgtaaaaaataagacaTATGTTGAAGCAGCCACTGAAGCTGCCACATTTGTGGAAAAATATCTGTTTGACAAAAAGAAACGTATATTACTTCGTAGCTGTTACCGCAGAAGAGACGACAAAATTGTACAGAG GAGCACCCCGATATTTGGCTTCCATGAGGATTATGCATTCTTCGTGAAGGGATTACTCGACTTGTACGAGGCTACTTTTAATCCACATTGGGTCGAGTTTGCTGAAGAGCtacaaaatattcaagatCGATTGTTCTGGGACTCGCAGGACGGCGGGTACTTCGCTATGGCCGAGGAGTCCCCGATACTTACACGGACAAAAGATT CTGATGACGGTGCGTTGCCGTCCAGTAATTCAGTCGCATGTTCCAATCTGCTGCGCTTAGCGATTTACTTAGATCGTGACGATCTCAGGAATAAAGCTGAAAAACTCTTGTGCGCGTTTGGCAACAAACTTGTGAGCTGTCCGGCTGCATGTCCACAAATGATGTTAGCACTGATCGAATACCATCATCCAACACAG atTTATGTAACAGGAAAAACGGATGCCAAGGAAACACTCGAAATGCTGGAAATAATCCGCTCGCGTCTGATACCCGGTAGGGTACTTATATTAGCCGATGCTGAGCAGCGGGACAACGTGCTGTTTGATAGGAACATGATTGTTAAAAGAATGAAGCCACAGAAAGATCGGGCAACGGTTTTCATATGTCGTGATTATTCGTGCTCTCTACCCATTTCAAGTCCTAACGCCCTCATTTctgagttaaataaaaaggtGTTTACCGATTTATAA
- the LOC105833204 gene encoding probable protein BRICK1-B, with amino-acid sequence MAAVHREAIQKQIQQDWANREYIEVITGSIKKITDFLNSFDMSCRSRIAVLNEKLTTLERRIEYLEACVTKGETLT; translated from the exons ATGGCGGCTGTACACCGGGAAGCGATACAAAAACAGATTCAACAGGACTGGGCTAACCGCGAATACATAGAAGTGATCACTGGCAGTATTAAAAAGATCACGGACTTTCTTAATTCTTTCG acaTGTCCTGCAGGTCAAGAATAGCAGTCCTTAATGAAAAGCTCACGACTCTTGAACGAAGGATAGAGTACCTTGAAGCATGT GTCACAAAGGGCGAAACACTGACGTAA
- the LOC105833202 gene encoding uncharacterized protein LOC105833202, which yields MLITYFWNNWKYSNAPEGKQPFEKIVGLTKYGFAASLGVGIYDSILLSQTAGFWSTANCLSYWVVPVTAMCATFASVAYTTTKLRGKDGYLSYILASLATGGICYRWQKDGKFAYQFTVILLALSAIKKYGDLNNWNPLPIREKDVRVRQQFTTFPWDFTLVKDPRGRRPWE from the exons atgttaataacatatttttggaATAATTGGAAGTACAGCAATGCCCCGGAGGGCAAGCAGCCGTTTGAAAAGATAGTTGGACTGACGAAATATGGATTCGCCGCTAGTCTCGGGGTGGGCATATACGATTCCATACTCCTCTCTCAGACAGCGGGCTTCTGGAGTACAGCAAATTGCCTGTCCTACTGGGTAGTACCTGTCACTGCCATGTGCGCCACCTTTGCCTCCGTGGCGTACACGACGACGAAACTCCGGGGGAAAGACGGCTATCTCAGTTACATTCTAGCCT CATTAGCCACAGGTGGAATTTGCTATCGTTGGCAGAAAGATGGTAAATTCGCTTATCAATTTACAGTTATATTGTTAGCGTTGTCCGCGATCAAGAAGTATGGCGATTTGAACAACTGGAATCCTCTCCCAATACGTGAAAAGGATGTAAGGGTGCGTCAACAATTCACCACTTTCCCTTGGGACTTTACCCTTGTTAAGGATCCTAGGGGACGTAGACCCTGGGAATAA